A window from Rhodothermus bifroesti encodes these proteins:
- the ppc gene encoding phosphoenolpyruvate carboxylase, whose protein sequence is MSLIPTLQIEVEGTGISRPLSEQVNLLGSLLGQVIQEEAGAEMLELVETLRQLCKQAAQENRPELREQAFARIHSATNDAILWLLRAYTAFFHLVNQAEQQEIIRINRLRARQSTAEHPRPESIDEAVLMLKQQGRTLDEVLALLEKLDIQPTLTAHPTEARRRSILYKQQHIAHLLAQQRRCELTPEEEAALLVELRNEIALLLATAEVREERPTVHDEVEQGLYFVQSTIWEAVPRIYEDVRRALRRYYGADVDFRPFLRYRSWIGSDRDGNPYVTPEITRWTALTQRRLVLQRYLEELRQLRRRLSLSDRYVAPPEALRRSLARDAQEVELPPQVLRQFRHESFRLKISYMMGRLHNLLTALDRPESPPPAYNAEAFIEDLRLLQRCLETCGFAHIARHGQLTRLLVLAQTFGFHLLTLDVRQHSSVHEEAVAELLRLAGVADDYRALPESRRQELLAAELSNPRPLLPPAAPLSEHTRQVLDTFAVIRDLVALDPRSVGSYIVSMTHTVSDLLEPMLLAKEVGLWHYERDRARCPIDFVPLFETIDDLEAAAARLEAILTHPIYRMQVAARGGFQEIMLGYSDSTKDGGYWMANWALHQAQEQLAEVCRRHGVDFRLFHGRGGTVGRGGGRANQAILAMPAVVHNGRIRFTEQGEVISFRYALPEIAHRHLEQIVNAMLRACGLPTTPPDDDTDVAQRRQIMETLAIRSMQAYRQLIEAPGFWDWYTRITPIEQISRLPIASRPVSRRSAREVDFENLRAIPWVFAWTQVRYLIPGWFGIGQALHELLSASPPVAETLRTWYRSWPFFRTVLQNAQREMVRARLEIAAYYDRLLGDGPTPFHHQIEEDFQRARQAILRLTDQEELLDHDPIIRKSVMLRNPYTDVLNLLQVELMLRYRQAPESDREPLRRALFLSINGLAAAMQSTG, encoded by the coding sequence ATGAGCCTTATCCCTACCCTACAAATCGAGGTCGAAGGAACAGGCATCTCCCGGCCGCTTAGTGAGCAGGTCAACCTGCTTGGCAGCCTTCTGGGACAGGTAATTCAGGAAGAAGCCGGGGCTGAGATGCTGGAGCTGGTCGAAACCCTCCGGCAGCTGTGCAAGCAGGCCGCTCAGGAAAACCGCCCGGAATTGCGAGAACAGGCCTTCGCACGCATCCACAGCGCCACCAACGACGCCATCCTGTGGCTGCTGCGCGCCTACACCGCATTTTTCCATCTGGTTAACCAGGCTGAGCAACAGGAAATCATTCGTATTAACCGACTCCGGGCGCGGCAAAGCACTGCAGAGCATCCACGTCCGGAATCGATCGACGAGGCCGTCCTGATGCTCAAGCAGCAGGGACGCACCCTAGACGAGGTGCTTGCCCTACTGGAAAAGCTCGACATCCAGCCTACGCTCACAGCACACCCCACCGAAGCCCGCCGTCGAAGCATCCTCTACAAGCAACAGCACATTGCCCACCTCCTGGCGCAGCAGCGCCGCTGCGAACTCACTCCCGAGGAAGAAGCCGCACTCCTGGTTGAACTGCGCAACGAGATCGCGTTGCTTTTGGCAACGGCCGAGGTGCGGGAAGAGCGACCTACGGTGCACGACGAAGTGGAACAAGGGCTGTACTTTGTACAAAGCACCATTTGGGAAGCAGTGCCCCGCATCTACGAAGATGTGCGCCGAGCATTGCGGCGATACTATGGGGCGGATGTCGACTTTCGGCCGTTTTTGCGCTACCGCTCCTGGATCGGCAGCGACCGTGATGGGAACCCTTACGTCACGCCCGAAATCACGCGTTGGACAGCACTCACGCAACGCCGACTGGTGCTGCAACGCTACCTAGAAGAGCTGCGGCAACTGCGACGTCGGCTGAGCTTATCGGACCGGTATGTGGCACCTCCAGAAGCGCTGCGCCGCTCGCTGGCACGCGATGCCCAAGAAGTTGAGCTGCCACCCCAAGTGCTGCGTCAGTTTCGGCACGAGTCGTTTCGGCTCAAGATTTCCTACATGATGGGCCGCTTGCACAACCTACTGACCGCCTTGGATCGTCCCGAAAGCCCACCCCCTGCTTACAATGCCGAGGCATTTATCGAAGACCTGCGCCTTTTGCAGCGCTGCCTGGAAACCTGCGGCTTTGCCCACATTGCCCGCCACGGCCAGCTCACGCGGCTTCTGGTGCTAGCCCAAACGTTTGGATTTCACTTGCTGACGCTTGACGTGCGCCAGCATAGCAGCGTGCACGAAGAAGCCGTAGCCGAGCTGCTGCGCCTGGCCGGCGTGGCCGACGACTACCGCGCTTTACCCGAATCCCGACGCCAAGAGTTGCTGGCCGCTGAGCTGAGCAATCCCCGACCGCTTTTGCCCCCGGCTGCTCCGCTTTCCGAGCACACCCGCCAAGTACTCGACACTTTTGCCGTCATCCGCGACTTAGTGGCGCTTGACCCGCGCAGCGTGGGCAGCTACATCGTAAGCATGACGCATACCGTAAGCGACCTGCTAGAACCTATGCTGCTGGCCAAAGAGGTAGGCCTGTGGCATTACGAGCGGGATCGCGCGCGCTGTCCCATCGACTTTGTACCCCTGTTTGAGACGATCGACGACCTGGAGGCTGCTGCTGCTCGGCTGGAAGCCATTCTGACCCATCCCATCTATCGCATGCAAGTAGCTGCCCGAGGCGGCTTTCAAGAAATCATGCTGGGCTACTCCGATAGCACCAAAGATGGCGGCTACTGGATGGCCAACTGGGCTCTTCACCAGGCTCAAGAGCAACTGGCCGAAGTGTGCCGTCGGCACGGCGTGGACTTTCGGTTGTTTCACGGCCGGGGTGGCACCGTCGGACGCGGTGGCGGCCGCGCCAATCAGGCTATTCTGGCGATGCCCGCTGTCGTGCACAATGGCCGCATCCGTTTTACCGAACAGGGCGAGGTGATCTCATTTCGATACGCGCTACCGGAGATTGCCCATCGCCATCTGGAGCAAATCGTCAATGCTATGCTGCGTGCCTGCGGCCTGCCCACCACACCTCCTGACGATGACACCGACGTAGCGCAGCGCCGCCAAATTATGGAAACCCTCGCTATACGCTCTATGCAGGCTTATCGCCAACTCATCGAAGCCCCAGGCTTCTGGGACTGGTATACCCGTATTACACCCATCGAACAGATCAGCCGCCTGCCAATCGCTTCGCGGCCTGTCTCACGCCGCAGCGCCCGCGAAGTCGACTTCGAAAACCTCCGGGCCATTCCTTGGGTGTTTGCTTGGACCCAGGTCCGCTATCTGATTCCAGGCTGGTTCGGCATCGGGCAAGCCCTGCATGAACTACTGAGCGCATCACCACCAGTGGCCGAAACGCTGCGCACCTGGTACCGCAGTTGGCCGTTCTTCCGCACCGTGCTGCAAAATGCCCAGCGCGAAATGGTACGCGCCCGGCTGGAAATTGCCGCCTACTACGACCGGCTACTAGGCGACGGCCCGACACCTTTCCACCATCAAATCGAAGAGGACTTCCAGCGTGCACGCCAAGCCATCTTGCGCCTAACCGACCAAGAAGAACTGCTGGACCATGATCCGATAATCCGCAAATCTGTCATGCTCCGCAACCCGTACACCGATGTGCTCAACCTGCTGCAAGTAGAGCTCATGCTGCGCTACCGCCAGGCCCCAGAGTCAGACCGCGAACCGCTACGACGGGCACTTTTTTTGAGCATCAACGGATTGGCTGCTGCTATGCAAAGTACAGGCTAA